One genomic window of Sphingomonas sp. C3-2 includes the following:
- a CDS encoding CDP-alcohol phosphatidyltransferase family protein: protein MTQQNQHSPEITVIGENAVRLWGLTTHERTRRIAQAAGFGWHDNGLAKAPCVLVNAGFAFDPGWLRYIAANPGAGITLGGVPVVVHARTQAEADAVAAAMQADSALILPTLDLVAYESGPTLENKELRKREVPFLNRLVPETVRPLERASYFGAYKGVTDILTKYLWPEWALVLTRIAAKLHVTPNMVTAVGAILCVVATFLFAKGDYWLGMGLGLIFMVLDTVDGKLARCTITSSWWGNVFDHGIDLVHPPFWWYFWGLGLASWGLALSPDQFWFAMIAIIGGYVVQRVIEGEFIRRFGMHIHVWRKFDSDFRLITARRNPNMVILAAATLAGRPDIGLIAVAWWTIISLVVHAVRLIQAMAAKAGGTPIRSWLQGDA from the coding sequence ATGACCCAACAGAACCAGCACTCTCCTGAAATCACCGTGATCGGCGAGAACGCCGTCCGGCTCTGGGGCCTCACCACCCATGAACGCACGCGCCGCATCGCGCAGGCGGCCGGTTTTGGCTGGCACGACAATGGCTTGGCCAAGGCCCCTTGCGTCCTCGTCAATGCCGGCTTCGCGTTCGATCCGGGCTGGCTGCGCTATATCGCGGCCAATCCCGGCGCGGGGATCACGCTTGGCGGGGTGCCCGTGGTCGTCCACGCCCGCACCCAGGCCGAGGCGGACGCCGTCGCCGCCGCGATGCAGGCAGATAGCGCGCTTATCCTGCCGACGCTCGATCTCGTCGCCTATGAAAGCGGCCCGACGCTCGAGAACAAGGAACTGCGCAAGCGCGAGGTGCCGTTCCTCAACCGGCTCGTGCCCGAAACCGTTCGCCCGCTCGAACGCGCCAGCTACTTCGGCGCCTATAAGGGCGTCACCGATATCCTCACCAAATATCTCTGGCCCGAATGGGCGCTGGTGCTCACCCGCATCGCGGCCAAGCTGCACGTCACGCCCAACATGGTCACCGCTGTCGGCGCGATATTGTGCGTGGTCGCCACCTTCCTGTTCGCAAAGGGCGATTACTGGCTCGGCATGGGGCTTGGCCTCATCTTCATGGTGCTCGACACCGTCGACGGCAAACTCGCCCGCTGCACGATCACGTCCAGCTGGTGGGGCAATGTCTTCGATCACGGCATCGATCTCGTCCACCCGCCCTTCTGGTGGTATTTCTGGGGCTTGGGCCTCGCCAGTTGGGGGCTTGCGCTCAGCCCGGATCAGTTCTGGTTCGCGATGATCGCGATCATCGGCGGCTATGTCGTCCAGCGCGTGATCGAGGGTGAATTCATCCGCCGCTTCGGTATGCACATCCATGTCTGGCGCAAGTTCGATTCGGATTTTCGCCTGATCACCGCGCGCCGCAACCCCAACATGGTCATCCTCGCGGCCGCCACACTCGCGGGTCGCCCCGATATCGGGCTGATCGCGGTGGCGTGGTGGACGATCATCTCGCTCGTCGTCCATGCCGTCCGCCTGATTCAGGCGATGGCAGCCAAGGCCGGCGGCACGCCGATCCGCAGTTGGCTTCAGGGGGACGCATGA
- the secF gene encoding protein translocase subunit SecF produces the protein MRPLKLVPDNTNIPFLKYRHIAMGFSILLIVASLALVAVRGFNLGVDFVGGQMIRVSFSQPVQIDELRSSISALNLGEPAIQQFGKPTDVSIRMPVPEGGEEGANKAATVIKQTISAKHPDARFDSVETVSGQVSEELFRTGALALGLAMLAISIYIWFRFEWQFGVGSLFALFHDVALTLGFFALTQLEFDLNVVAAILTIIGYSLNDTIVVYDRIRENMRKYRKMDVSSILDLSINETLSRTVVTSLSLIIALVVLLLLGPEVIFGFTAAMLLGIGIGTFSSVYVSAAILLWLKVTPDSFVPKDVAKGGKGAERVREDDGAVP, from the coding sequence ATGCGTCCGCTGAAGCTTGTCCCCGACAATACGAACATTCCGTTCCTCAAATATCGCCATATCGCGATGGGGTTCTCGATCCTGCTGATCGTCGCCTCGCTCGCGCTGGTGGCGGTACGGGGCTTCAACCTGGGCGTCGACTTTGTCGGCGGCCAGATGATCCGCGTGAGCTTTTCCCAGCCCGTGCAGATCGACGAGTTGCGCTCGTCCATCTCGGCGCTGAACCTGGGCGAACCCGCGATCCAGCAATTCGGCAAGCCGACCGATGTGTCGATCCGCATGCCGGTGCCCGAGGGCGGCGAGGAAGGCGCGAACAAGGCCGCGACCGTGATCAAGCAGACGATCAGCGCCAAGCATCCCGATGCGCGTTTCGATTCGGTCGAGACGGTTTCGGGGCAGGTGTCGGAAGAATTGTTCCGCACCGGCGCGCTTGCGCTCGGCCTCGCGATGCTCGCGATCTCGATCTATATCTGGTTCCGCTTCGAATGGCAGTTCGGCGTCGGCTCGTTGTTCGCGCTGTTCCACGACGTGGCGCTGACCTTGGGCTTTTTCGCGCTGACCCAGCTTGAGTTCGACCTCAACGTCGTGGCCGCGATCCTGACGATCATCGGTTATTCGCTGAACGACACCATCGTCGTGTACGATCGTATTCGCGAGAATATGCGCAAATACCGCAAGATGGACGTTTCCTCGATCCTCGACCTGTCGATCAACGAAACGCTGTCGCGCACCGTGGTGACCTCGTTGTCGCTGATCATCGCGCTTGTCGTGCTGCTGCTGCTTGGCCCCGAAGTAATCTTCGGCTTCACCGCAGCGATGCTGCTCGGCATCGGCATCGGCACTTTCTCGTCGGTCTATGTCTCGGCAGCGATCCTGCTGTGGCTGAAGGTGACACCCGACAGCTTCGTGCCGAAGGATGTTGCCAAGGGCGGCAAGGGCGCCGAACGTGTCCGCGAAGACGACGGCGCGGTGCCCTGA
- a CDS encoding phosphocholine cytidylyltransferase family protein has product MTDKAIILSAGQGSRLLPLTAERPKCLIDFSGRTLLAWQVEMLARHGIRRIDVVTGFMADMVEEELARLQRPGLELRARFNPFYKVADNLGSCWIARDAMEGDFLILNGDTLISNEIVETLIGARQWPITVTVDVKQAYDSDDMKVSRVGERLVAIGKTLTAAQTNAESIGFLSFRGEGGRLFRETVEAYMRTPVGVEHWYLKIIDALAPKGQVGTVSIEGLAWAEVDFLNDIEIATALTDKWRAQEAK; this is encoded by the coding sequence ATGACAGACAAGGCCATTATCCTCAGCGCCGGTCAGGGCTCGCGCCTGTTGCCGCTGACCGCCGAACGCCCCAAATGCCTGATCGATTTTTCGGGCCGCACGCTGCTTGCCTGGCAGGTCGAGATGCTGGCACGCCACGGCATTCGCCGGATTGACGTCGTCACCGGCTTCATGGCCGATATGGTGGAAGAGGAGCTGGCACGGCTCCAGCGCCCCGGGCTGGAACTGCGCGCGCGCTTCAACCCGTTCTACAAGGTGGCGGACAATCTGGGGTCGTGCTGGATCGCGCGCGACGCGATGGAAGGCGATTTCCTGATCCTCAATGGCGACACGCTGATTTCGAACGAGATCGTAGAGACGCTGATCGGTGCGCGCCAATGGCCGATCACCGTCACCGTCGACGTGAAACAGGCCTATGACAGCGACGACATGAAGGTGAGCCGCGTGGGTGAGCGGCTGGTGGCGATCGGCAAGACGCTGACAGCCGCGCAGACCAACGCCGAATCGATCGGCTTCCTGTCGTTCCGCGGCGAGGGCGGGCGGCTGTTCCGCGAGACCGTGGAGGCCTATATGCGCACGCCCGTGGGCGTCGAGCACTGGTATCTGAAGATCATCGACGCGCTGGCGCCCAAGGGGCAGGTCGGCACAGTTTCGATCGAGGGACTGGCCTGGGCCGAGGTCGATTTCCTCAACGATATCGAGATCGCCACCGCGCTCACAGACAAATGGCGCGCTCAGGAAGCGAAGTGA
- the recN gene encoding DNA repair protein RecN: MLTGLSIRDVVLIEALDLEFGRGLGVLTGETGAGKSILLDSLGLALGARADSGLVRQGQTQAVVSASFDPEGAAHPALALLAENGLDAEPGEPIILRRMVKADGGSRAFINDQPVSAGLLRELGSLLVEIHGQHDERGLLNPRGHRDLLDSFARADTGAVAAAHSAWRAATDALEQARADIENAAQDREWLDHAIGELSRFAPEDGEEEMLAAERADMQKGARLSDDLGAVLEAFSGSDGGLSQLRQAARRLDRVASEHPYLAEALAALDRAVIEASEAEEKLDAAGEALRHDPERLEAIETRLFELRGLARKHRVAPDQLGALLRELEARHARLEAGTEGLAQLEDDARAKAKTYRAAAEALSTARRAAAGRLDAAVKGELAPLKLDAARFRTVVEALPESQWGAGGADRVEFEISTNPGAPFAPLMKIASGGELSRFILALKVALAEEGGAATMIFDEIDRGVGGAVASAIGERLGRLAQKTQLLVVTHSPQVAARGAAHMLIAKSHDGLVTRTGVAVLSDHDRREEIARMLSGANITQEARAQADRLLEAA; encoded by the coding sequence GTGCTGACCGGGCTTTCGATCCGCGATGTCGTGCTGATCGAGGCGCTCGACCTTGAGTTCGGGCGCGGGCTGGGGGTGCTGACCGGCGAGACCGGGGCCGGCAAATCCATCCTGCTCGATTCGCTGGGGCTGGCGCTGGGCGCGCGCGCCGATAGCGGGCTGGTGCGACAGGGGCAGACGCAGGCGGTGGTGAGCGCGAGCTTCGACCCTGAAGGCGCAGCCCATCCCGCGCTGGCGCTGCTTGCCGAAAACGGGCTGGACGCGGAGCCGGGCGAACCGATCATCCTGCGCCGCATGGTGAAGGCTGATGGCGGTAGCCGGGCGTTCATCAACGACCAGCCGGTATCGGCCGGATTGCTGCGCGAATTGGGCAGCCTGCTCGTGGAAATCCACGGCCAGCATGACGAGCGCGGGCTGCTGAACCCGCGCGGACACCGCGACCTGCTCGACAGTTTTGCCCGTGCCGATACGGGCGCGGTGGCGGCGGCGCATTCGGCGTGGCGCGCGGCGACCGACGCGCTGGAACAGGCGCGCGCCGATATCGAGAATGCCGCGCAGGACCGCGAATGGCTGGACCATGCGATCGGCGAACTCAGCCGCTTCGCGCCCGAGGACGGCGAGGAGGAAATGCTCGCCGCTGAACGCGCCGATATGCAGAAGGGCGCGCGGCTTTCGGACGATCTGGGCGCGGTGCTCGAGGCGTTTTCCGGATCGGACGGCGGGCTTTCCCAGTTGCGTCAGGCGGCGCGCCGGCTGGACCGCGTGGCGAGCGAGCATCCCTATCTCGCTGAGGCGCTGGCCGCGCTCGACCGGGCGGTGATCGAAGCGTCCGAGGCCGAGGAAAAGCTGGATGCCGCGGGCGAGGCGCTGCGCCATGACCCGGAGCGGCTGGAAGCGATCGAAACCCGGTTGTTCGAGCTGCGTGGATTGGCGCGCAAGCACCGCGTGGCGCCCGACCAGCTGGGCGCGCTGCTGCGCGAGCTTGAGGCGCGCCATGCGCGGCTGGAGGCCGGCACCGAGGGGCTCGCGCAGCTGGAAGACGATGCGCGCGCCAAGGCCAAGACGTACCGCGCGGCGGCCGAGGCGTTGAGCACGGCGCGCCGGGCGGCGGCGGGGCGGTTGGACGCAGCGGTGAAGGGCGAGCTTGCCCCGCTGAAGCTGGATGCCGCGCGCTTTCGCACCGTGGTGGAGGCGCTGCCCGAAAGCCAATGGGGGGCGGGTGGCGCTGACCGCGTGGAATTCGAGATTTCGACCAACCCCGGTGCGCCCTTCGCGCCGCTGATGAAAATTGCGAGCGGCGGTGAGCTGTCGCGCTTCATCCTCGCGCTGAAGGTGGCGCTGGCCGAGGAAGGCGGCGCGGCGACGATGATCTTCGACGAGATCGATCGCGGCGTTGGCGGCGCGGTGGCGAGCGCGATCGGCGAGCGGCTGGGCCGGCTGGCGCAGAAGACCCAGCTTCTGGTGGTGACGCACAGCCCGCAGGTGGCAGCGCGCGGCGCGGCGCATATGCTGATCGCCAAGAGCCATGACGGACTGGTGACTCGGACCGGGGTGGCGGTGCTTTCCGATCATGACCGGCGCGAGGAGATTGCGCGGATGCTGTCCGGCGCGAACATCACGCAGGAAGCGCGCGCGCAGGCCGACCGGCTGCTGGAAGCGGCATAA
- a CDS encoding HIT family protein — protein MNDTIRKFGYPETLVRDYAHWLVLLRPAQPTLGSLVLAARSDATAFGDLPAEAHAELAVVTRDIESALKQAVAYERINYLMLMMVDPHVHFHVIPRYADARSHGDLAIADAGWPKPPALGEAVALDAAQIAALVGWLKGHFAS, from the coding sequence ATGAACGATACGATCCGCAAATTCGGCTATCCCGAAACGCTGGTGCGCGACTATGCGCACTGGCTGGTGCTGCTCCGCCCCGCCCAGCCGACGCTGGGGTCGCTCGTGCTCGCCGCGCGCAGCGACGCGACGGCCTTTGGCGATTTGCCGGCCGAGGCGCACGCCGAACTCGCGGTCGTCACGCGCGACATCGAATCCGCGCTCAAGCAGGCGGTCGCCTATGAACGGATCAACTACCTGATGCTGATGATGGTCGATCCCCATGTCCATTTCCACGTCATCCCGCGTTATGCGGATGCGCGCAGCCATGGGGATCTGGCGATTGCCGATGCGGGCTGGCCCAAGCCGCCCGCGCTTGGCGAGGCTGTCGCGCTCGACGCCGCGCAGATCGCGGCGCTCGTCGGCTGGCTAAAGGGTCACTTCGCTTCCTGA
- a CDS encoding Mth938-like domain-containing protein yields MSVRFDRENVGAGPRISGFVEGGFCIDGEVHEGGVLLTPQGVERWDAPALDALVPADVEHLLALAPAPEFLLIGTGAALARPPRAFVEALETRGIGVEPMDSRAAARAWMVLRAEDRWIAAALFPLNR; encoded by the coding sequence ATGAGCGTTCGTTTCGACCGTGAAAATGTGGGTGCGGGGCCGCGTATCTCGGGTTTCGTCGAGGGCGGCTTTTGCATCGACGGCGAGGTGCATGAAGGCGGCGTGCTGCTGACCCCGCAAGGGGTGGAGCGCTGGGACGCCCCCGCGCTCGACGCGCTGGTGCCGGCGGATGTCGAGCATTTGCTGGCATTGGCGCCTGCGCCCGAGTTTCTCCTCATCGGGACGGGGGCGGCGCTGGCGCGGCCCCCGCGCGCCTTTGTCGAGGCGCTGGAGACACGCGGAATCGGCGTCGAGCCGATGGACAGCCGGGCGGCGGCACGCGCCTGGATGGTGCTGCGCGCCGAAGATCGCTGGATCGCGGCGGCGCTGTTTCCGCTTAATCGGTGA
- a CDS encoding NTP transferase domain-containing protein, which translates to MTALIAAGRRPGIDPLGEAFGVRDKALIEIAGRPMLAHVMVTLLSHPDIGEVRILTQSPEVLTAHADIAALASDPRVSFVTGGDSVSAAVSAAIDHAPRAFPYLLTTADNPLIDHAIIDAFLARARAAQADVAAAVVSEAVFRPEFPEGRRTWLRFRGGAYSGANLFWFGSEAANRVLAVWRTIEQDRKRGRAVIRAFGLPILIGAGLRLLTLSGALRRAGKRLGLKAVAVELPFAHACIDVDKPADHALVSELIARRKTA; encoded by the coding sequence TTGACCGCCCTGATCGCTGCAGGGCGCCGCCCCGGTATCGACCCGCTGGGCGAGGCGTTCGGCGTGCGCGACAAGGCGCTGATCGAGATTGCGGGCCGCCCGATGCTGGCGCATGTGATGGTGACCTTACTGAGCCACCCGGACATCGGCGAGGTGCGCATCCTCACCCAGTCACCCGAAGTGCTGACCGCCCATGCGGATATCGCAGCACTCGCAAGCGATCCGCGCGTTTCGTTCGTGACCGGCGGGGATTCGGTGAGCGCAGCGGTTTCGGCGGCGATCGACCACGCGCCGCGCGCCTTTCCCTATCTGCTGACGACGGCGGACAACCCGCTGATTGACCATGCGATCATCGATGCCTTTCTGGCGCGGGCGCGTGCGGCGCAAGCCGATGTGGCGGCTGCGGTGGTGAGCGAGGCGGTGTTCCGCCCCGAATTCCCCGAGGGGCGGCGGACCTGGCTGCGTTTCCGGGGCGGCGCCTATTCGGGCGCGAATCTCTTCTGGTTCGGGAGCGAGGCGGCGAACCGTGTGCTGGCGGTGTGGCGGACGATCGAGCAGGATCGCAAGCGCGGTCGCGCGGTGATTCGCGCCTTCGGCCTACCGATTCTGATCGGTGCGGGGCTGCGGTTGCTGACGCTTTCGGGGGCGCTTCGCCGGGCGGGCAAAAGGCTTGGGCTGAAGGCCGTGGCGGTGGAATTGCCCTTTGCCCACGCCTGTATAGACGTAGACAAGCCCGCCGATCACGCGCTGGTGAGCGAACTGATTGCGCGGCGCAAAACCGCCTGA
- a CDS encoding lipopolysaccharide biosynthesis protein, with protein MTAAPSDAGVTNRDLAKGLGTTLLARLGGVIDVISQPVYVWLFGLASYGLYAVLWATINLVENIADLGMTSSLQRVVPQAEDERAATAALRSALLLGIIPCLVIAAAASLLAPHVAPIFNVAASDQGVLVESIRLFAWALPLWAFVEISTSALRARRVFGAEIRLRIFWEQLIRLLLAICFYAMGFGIVGLFMAHIISLALICLLSIRLLARNYDLRHLAHGPLIDPMFLDTLRAGLAMLPNNILGRLFGDAPPIVLNALIPGAGGATAAALYTIARKISSIVQLVRQSFGYVLAPLASLAARGGKDEVIPLYAFATRLIFAIAVPLGAVMAGGGEAFLGLFGRDAHAAHAALVILIGARMVEAVFGSAVSVQQVVGGYRAQIVASAIGLCATVAVGWPLVTHYGLTGMALATGIGFIVTALIPLLQLHRYDAIHPMEAPFTRVALMSILISVPGLLIAVVASKLQPAALQLPVVVIVTLATVWVSCRFALPLHDRQALGKTARKLKLV; from the coding sequence ATGACAGCCGCCCCCTCCGATGCAGGCGTCACTAACCGCGATCTCGCCAAGGGGCTGGGCACCACGCTGCTCGCGCGACTCGGCGGGGTGATCGATGTCATTTCGCAGCCGGTCTATGTCTGGCTGTTCGGGCTCGCCAGCTACGGGCTCTATGCGGTGCTCTGGGCGACGATCAACCTGGTCGAAAATATTGCCGATCTCGGCATGACCTCCTCGCTCCAGCGTGTCGTGCCGCAGGCCGAGGACGAACGCGCCGCCACCGCGGCGCTGCGTTCGGCCCTGCTGCTCGGGATCATCCCCTGCCTCGTCATCGCCGCCGCCGCATCATTGCTGGCGCCGCATGTCGCGCCGATCTTCAACGTCGCGGCGTCCGATCAGGGCGTGCTGGTCGAATCGATCCGGCTCTTCGCCTGGGCATTGCCGCTCTGGGCCTTTGTCGAGATATCCACCTCGGCGCTCCGTGCCCGGCGGGTCTTCGGCGCCGAAATCCGGCTGCGGATCTTCTGGGAACAGCTGATCCGGCTGCTCCTCGCCATTTGCTTTTATGCGATGGGTTTCGGCATTGTCGGGCTGTTCATGGCGCACATCATCTCGCTCGCGCTCATCTGCCTGCTCAGCATCCGCCTGCTCGCGCGCAACTATGACCTGCGCCATCTCGCCCATGGCCCGCTCATCGATCCGATGTTTCTCGATACGCTGCGCGCCGGGCTCGCCATGCTGCCCAACAACATCCTCGGCCGGCTGTTCGGCGATGCCCCGCCGATCGTGCTCAACGCGCTCATTCCCGGCGCAGGCGGCGCCACGGCGGCCGCGCTCTATACGATCGCGCGCAAGATCTCGAGCATCGTCCAGCTCGTCCGCCAGTCCTTCGGCTATGTGCTCGCTCCCCTCGCCTCGCTCGCCGCGCGCGGCGGCAAGGACGAGGTGATCCCGCTCTATGCCTTTGCCACGCGCCTCATCTTCGCGATCGCCGTCCCGCTCGGCGCGGTGATGGCGGGCGGCGGCGAGGCGTTTCTCGGCCTGTTCGGGCGCGATGCGCATGCCGCGCACGCCGCGCTCGTCATCCTCATCGGCGCGCGCATGGTCGAGGCCGTGTTCGGATCGGCGGTGTCGGTGCAGCAGGTGGTCGGCGGCTACCGCGCCCAGATCGTCGCCAGCGCGATCGGGCTGTGCGCGACAGTCGCCGTCGGCTGGCCGCTCGTCACCCATTATGGGCTGACCGGCATGGCGCTCGCCACCGGCATCGGCTTCATCGTCACCGCGCTCATCCCGCTGCTCCAGCTCCACCGCTATGACGCGATCCACCCGATGGAAGCGCCCTTCACCCGGGTCGCGCTGATGAGCATCCTCATCTCTGTCCCCGGCCTGCTGATCGCGGTCGTGGCATCAAAGCTGCAACCGGCGGCGCTGCAGCTTCCCGTGGTGGTGATCGTCACGCTCGCCACCGTCTGGGTCAGCTGCCGCTTCGCGCTCCCGCTGCATGATCGTCAGGCGCTTGGCAAAACCGCACGCAAACTGAAGCTGGTCTAA
- the secD gene encoding protein translocase subunit SecD produces MLDFPRWKVWLVWITIIVCCLYSVPSFFPKEQVAKWPTFAQARFNLGLDLAGGSHILLEADTADVAKQRLELMVETVRGEMRKSTPAIDIGDISVQGGQVSFMVRNPAQVDAAVEALRAQTQGAGMTGQRDWDVSVVDSTRVVLKPTQAGLDKALDDALAVAREVVARRIDPDGTKEVTVIRQGTNRIVVQVPGLEDPEALKSLLGKTAKLEFKLVDQNADPAQVAQGRAPVGSEVLRMADGSGAMAVKRTAIITGDQLADATQGFDSRDNSAVVNIRFDAQGGRRFARVTQENVGKPFAIILDNQILSAPNINEPILGGSAQISGSFTVETANQLAVQLRSGKLPVALKVVEERTVGPDLGADSIQKGMVAGTIATLAVILFMIVTYMRFGVYTTAALVVNAFMILGIMAIFNATLTLPGIAGFVLTIGAAVDANVLINERIREEFRRGRGVIQACEFGYKEASRAIFDANITNVISAAIMFAFGSGPVRGFAVVLTIGIVTSVFTGVTFTRLLVADWLKRNRPKEIVI; encoded by the coding sequence ATGCTCGATTTCCCGCGCTGGAAGGTCTGGCTTGTCTGGATCACGATCATCGTCTGCTGTCTCTATTCCGTCCCCAGCTTCTTTCCCAAGGAGCAGGTGGCGAAATGGCCGACATTTGCGCAGGCCCGTTTCAACCTGGGCCTCGACCTTGCAGGTGGGAGCCATATTCTGCTTGAGGCCGATACCGCCGACGTCGCCAAGCAGCGCCTTGAGCTGATGGTGGAAACCGTTCGCGGCGAGATGCGCAAGAGCACGCCCGCGATCGATATCGGCGATATCTCGGTCCAGGGCGGGCAGGTTTCGTTCATGGTCCGCAACCCCGCGCAGGTCGATGCGGCGGTGGAGGCGCTCCGCGCGCAGACGCAGGGCGCCGGCATGACCGGCCAGCGCGACTGGGATGTGAGTGTGGTCGATTCGACTCGCGTCGTGCTGAAGCCGACCCAGGCCGGGCTCGACAAGGCGCTCGACGATGCGCTGGCGGTGGCCCGCGAGGTTGTTGCCCGCCGTATCGATCCCGACGGCACCAAGGAAGTGACCGTGATCCGCCAGGGCACGAACCGCATCGTGGTTCAGGTGCCGGGGCTTGAGGATCCGGAAGCGCTGAAGAGCCTGCTGGGCAAGACCGCCAAGCTCGAATTCAAGCTGGTCGACCAGAATGCCGATCCGGCGCAGGTGGCGCAGGGCCGCGCACCGGTGGGCAGCGAAGTGCTACGCATGGCCGATGGCTCGGGCGCGATGGCGGTGAAGCGCACCGCGATCATCACCGGCGACCAGTTGGCCGATGCTACCCAGGGTTTCGACTCGCGCGACAACAGCGCGGTCGTGAACATCCGTTTCGACGCGCAGGGCGGCCGCCGCTTTGCCCGCGTGACGCAGGAAAATGTCGGCAAGCCCTTTGCCATCATCCTCGACAACCAGATCCTGTCGGCGCCGAATATCAACGAACCGATCCTTGGCGGCTCGGCGCAGATTTCGGGCAGCTTCACGGTGGAAACCGCGAACCAGCTGGCGGTTCAGCTGCGTTCGGGCAAGCTGCCCGTCGCGCTGAAGGTGGTTGAGGAGCGCACGGTCGGCCCCGATCTGGGCGCCGATTCGATCCAGAAGGGCATGGTTGCCGGGACCATCGCGACGCTGGCCGTGATCCTGTTCATGATCGTCACCTATATGCGGTTCGGCGTGTACACGACCGCCGCGCTGGTGGTGAACGCGTTCATGATCCTTGGCATCATGGCGATCTTCAACGCCACGCTGACGCTGCCTGGCATTGCCGGTTTCGTGCTGACGATCGGTGCGGCGGTTGATGCCAACGTGCTGATCAACGAACGCATCCGCGAGGAATTCCGGCGCGGCCGCGGGGTGATCCAGGCGTGCGAATTCGGGTATAAGGAAGCGAGCCGCGCGATCTTCGACGCGAACATCACCAACGTGATTTCGGCGGCGATCATGTTCGCATTCGGTTCCGGCCCGGTCCGCGGTTTTGCCGTGGTGCTGACGATCGGCATCGTGACGTCGGTGTTCACCGGCGTGACCTTTACCCGATTGCTGGTGGCCGACTGGCTGAAGCGTAACCGTCCCAAAGAAATCGTGATTTAA
- a CDS encoding rRNA large subunit pseudouridine synthase E, whose protein sequence is MSRLILFNKPYGVLSQFTDRSTDGARATLSDYIDLPGVYPAGRLDRDSEGLLLLTDDGRLQAKIADPRFKMAKTYLVQVEGDADAGQLEALRRGVALKDGMTRPALAERIDPPALWERDPPVRFRKTVPDCWISLTIREGRNRQVRRMTAAVGLPTLRLVRWSIGDWTLEQLEPGSWRDAPPPSAPASRRR, encoded by the coding sequence ATGTCTCGTCTGATCCTGTTCAACAAGCCTTATGGCGTGCTGTCGCAATTCACCGATCGCAGCACCGATGGCGCGCGTGCGACGCTATCTGACTATATCGATCTGCCCGGGGTATACCCCGCCGGGCGGCTGGACCGCGACAGCGAAGGGCTGTTGCTGCTGACCGATGACGGGCGCCTGCAGGCGAAGATCGCCGATCCGCGCTTCAAGATGGCGAAGACCTATCTGGTGCAGGTGGAGGGCGATGCGGATGCGGGCCAGCTGGAAGCGCTGCGCCGCGGCGTCGCGCTGAAGGACGGGATGACCCGGCCCGCGCTCGCCGAGCGAATCGACCCGCCCGCGCTGTGGGAGCGCGATCCGCCGGTCCGCTTTCGCAAGACCGTGCCCGATTGCTGGATCAGCCTGACGATCCGCGAGGGGCGCAACCGGCAGGTGCGGCGGATGACGGCGGCGGTGGGCTTGCCGACGCTCAGGCTGGTGCGCTGGAGCATTGGCGACTGGACGCTTGAGCAACTGGAGCCTGGCAGCTGGCGCGATGCGCCGCCGCCATCCGCACCGGCATCGCGTCGGCGCTGA
- a CDS encoding outer membrane protein assembly factor BamD, producing MRISAMKPAALLIGVALIAPLAGCARGSASSKADTNYVASDVNTLYNAAKDRLDRKQYKMAAALFDEVERQHPYSPWARRAQLMSAFSYYAARQYNESIQSAQRFLAIHPGNKDAPYAYYLIALDYYEQITDVTRDQKITQQALNALGELTRRYPDTRYAADARLKIDLVRDHLAGKEMEIGRFYQRRAQWLAASVRFRNVVDEYDTTTHAPEALMRLTESYLALGMREEAKKAAAVLGNNYPGTKWYERAYELMQKYPA from the coding sequence ATGCGTATTTCTGCCATGAAGCCGGCCGCCCTTCTGATCGGCGTTGCCCTGATCGCCCCGCTCGCCGGTTGTGCCCGTGGTTCCGCCAGCTCCAAGGCAGATACCAACTATGTCGCGAGCGATGTGAACACGCTCTACAACGCGGCAAAGGACCGGCTGGACCGCAAGCAATACAAGATGGCGGCCGCGCTGTTCGACGAGGTGGAACGCCAGCATCCCTATTCGCCCTGGGCCCGCCGCGCGCAGCTGATGAGCGCATTCAGCTATTATGCCGCCCGGCAGTATAATGAATCGATCCAGTCGGCGCAGCGCTTCCTTGCGATCCACCCGGGCAACAAGGATGCGCCCTACGCCTATTATCTGATCGCGCTCGATTATTACGAGCAGATCACCGACGTGACGCGCGACCAGAAGATCACCCAGCAGGCGCTGAACGCGCTGGGCGAGCTGACCCGCCGTTATCCCGACACCCGCTATGCCGCCGATGCGCGCCTGAAGATCGACCTTGTCCGCGACCATCTGGCCGGCAAGGAAATGGAGATCGGCCGTTTCTATCAGCGCCGTGCGCAGTGGCTGGCGGCGAGCGTTCGTTTCCGCAACGTCGTCGACGAATATGACACGACGACGCACGCGCCCGAGGCGCTGATGCGCCTGACCGAAAGCTATCTGGCGCTGGGCATGCGCGAGGAAGCCAAGAAGGCGGCCGCCGTGCTGGGCAACAATTATCCCGGCACCAAATGGTATGAGCGTGCCTATGAACTCATGCAGAAATATCCCGCCTGA